In Ailuropoda melanoleuca isolate Jingjing chromosome 11, ASM200744v2, whole genome shotgun sequence, a genomic segment contains:
- the TMEM88B gene encoding transmembrane protein 88B, whose product MSEQEKETEEDEGGGTSDTAPMLPGRFPDCQASALTSPEWVGLAVQGLGTLLLPGQALAGLLLHLLLPATVFLLVLLPAAAIVYLGFLCHSRVHPTPRPACRALLSDRGSAALIVLGFLSLPPLLVLASAARTRLARRLRTLLPPPTWTPGPRRHPGRSDRGRVGRRPDGEEQLCAWV is encoded by the exons ATGAGTGAACAGGAGAAGGAGACGGAGGAGGATGAGGGAGGGGGCACTTCCGACACGGCACCCATGCTGCCAGGAAGATTTCCTGACTGCCAGGCCTCAGCCCTGACGTCCCCAGAGTGGGTAGGCCTGGCTGTCCAAGGCCTTGGGACCCTGCTGCTGCCTGGCCAGGCCCTGGCGGGACTCCTGCTGCACCTGCTGCTGCCTGCAACCGTGTTCCTGCTGGTGCTGCTGCCAGCAGCTGCCATCGTGTACCTGGGATTCCTGTGCCATTCAAGG GTTCACCCGACGCCCCGCCCCGCGTGCCGCGCGCTGCTCTCGGACCGAGGCTCCGCGGCGCTCATCGTCCTCGGGTTCCTCTCGCTGCCTCCGCTGCTCGTGCTTGCCTCGGCCGCCCGCACCCGCCTAGCCAGGCGCCTCCGCACGCTGCTACCGCCCCCAACTTGGACCCCGGGACCCCGCCGCCACCCGGGGCGCAGCGACCGCGGGCGAGTGGGACGCCGCCCCGACGGGGAGGAGCAGCTCTGCGCCTGGGTGTGA